A DNA window from Chlamydia buteonis contains the following coding sequences:
- a CDS encoding tRNA 2-thiocytidine biosynthesis TtcA family protein — MSILHLHPPWIKSGKRIESLVRKALYTYSMLENHSKIVVALSGGKDSLSLLLMLKAISGRGFPKLDLYAVNIGGKYSCGSEVSKQYLANICDKIHVPYSSINSPYDPEVPECYSCSQVRRRLLFQAAKDVGATAVAFGHHRDDVVQTALMNLLHKAEFAGMLPVLDMVHFGVTILRPLILTPESWIRKFSKESGFARVTCRCPVVSLRTKTEAALKLLEDVFPQARHNIALAIEQHGLSKAQKNKTN, encoded by the coding sequence ATGTCTATTCTACACCTACACCCTCCGTGGATTAAATCTGGCAAACGTATAGAAAGCTTAGTCCGTAAGGCTTTGTATACCTATTCCATGTTGGAAAATCACAGCAAGATCGTGGTAGCTCTTAGTGGAGGCAAAGACAGCCTTTCTTTGCTTTTAATGCTTAAAGCTATTTCTGGGAGGGGCTTCCCAAAGCTTGATCTTTATGCTGTCAATATCGGAGGGAAATATTCTTGTGGTTCCGAAGTAAGCAAGCAGTATTTAGCTAATATTTGTGATAAGATTCACGTTCCCTATAGTTCGATAAACTCCCCCTATGACCCTGAAGTGCCAGAGTGTTATTCCTGTTCTCAAGTTAGAAGACGTTTACTGTTCCAAGCAGCAAAAGATGTGGGGGCTACTGCCGTAGCTTTTGGTCATCACCGTGATGATGTAGTCCAAACAGCTTTGATGAATCTCTTACATAAAGCAGAATTTGCCGGAATGTTACCAGTTTTAGATATGGTCCACTTTGGTGTTACTATCTTACGCCCCTTAATACTTACCCCTGAATCTTGGATAAGAAAATTCTCTAAGGAAAGTGGATTTGCTCGAGTTACTTGTCGTTGTCCAGTTGTATCTTTAAGAACAAAAACAGAAGCAGCATTAAAGTTATTAGAAGATGTTTTTCCTCAAGCAAGACATAATATTGCTCTCGCTATTGAACAACATGGGTTGTCGAAAGCTCAAAAAAACAAAACTAATTAA
- a CDS encoding YecA family protein has product MTKKVNRNDPCPCGSNKKYKQCCLKKDSQPARYTSEGKFKFSAEVVNSSVAGNSCTQLFQRLSGSITSEQKQAVDKYYEITKNKTPIGKKTIKKAKFKEDRLVSEQLKKHNFQVMDTNLSLDPSGRGANFVTEEFIPTQEDYRISENTDSDLEENNQ; this is encoded by the coding sequence ATGACAAAAAAAGTTAACAGAAATGATCCATGCCCATGCGGTTCTAATAAGAAATATAAGCAATGTTGCCTTAAGAAGGATAGTCAACCAGCACGCTACACCTCAGAAGGCAAGTTCAAATTTTCTGCAGAAGTTGTAAATTCAAGTGTTGCAGGCAATAGTTGCACACAATTGTTCCAACGTCTTTCTGGAAGCATAACATCCGAACAAAAGCAAGCGGTTGATAAGTATTACGAAATTACTAAAAATAAAACTCCCATTGGCAAGAAAACTATTAAAAAAGCTAAATTTAAAGAAGATCGTTTGGTTTCTGAACAATTGAAGAAACATAATTTCCAAGTTATGGATACAAACTTGTCTTTAGATCCTTCCGGTAGAGGAGCAAACTTTGTTACCGAAGAATTTATTCCTACCCAAGAAGATTATCGTATTTCAGAAAATACTGATTCTGACTTGGAAGAAAATAACCAATAG
- the rimO gene encoding 30S ribosomal protein S12 methylthiotransferase RimO, producing MSTKEQFFFKGVTSKNKIHFISLGCSRNLVDSEVMLGILLKAGYEATELLQEADYLILNTCGFLKAARDESTDYLQRIISEKKETAKIILTGCMVSKHKEELKPWLPYVHYVLGSGDVEHILSAIESKESGEKLSSKSYLEMGEIPRKLSTPKHYAYLKIAEGCRKRCAFCIIPTIKGGLRSKPLEQVIKEFRLLLKMGVKEVILIAQDLGDYGKDLSKDRKSCLDSVLREMLKEPGDYWIRMLYLYPDEVDDTIIDLMEKDQRLLPYVDIPLQHINNRVLKKMLRTTSREQILDLLTKLRARIPHVYIRSSFIVGFPGETDEEFQELVDFVREGWIDNLGIFSYSQENGSLAAEMPDQIPQSVKSKRLKILSQTQKKNVEKHNKQFVGKIVEAVIDGYHPDSELLLIARFYGQAPEVDPCIIVNEARLVSGFGERYLIEITEYVGYDLVGRVVKKVPGK from the coding sequence ATGTCAACTAAAGAACAGTTTTTTTTTAAAGGGGTAACTTCAAAAAATAAAATTCATTTTATTAGTTTGGGCTGCTCAAGGAACCTTGTAGACAGTGAGGTAATGCTCGGGATTTTATTAAAAGCCGGTTATGAAGCTACCGAACTACTGCAAGAAGCTGATTATTTGATTTTGAATACTTGTGGATTTTTAAAAGCTGCTCGAGATGAATCTACGGATTATCTTCAACGAATAATCAGTGAGAAGAAAGAAACTGCCAAGATTATACTAACCGGTTGCATGGTTTCTAAGCATAAAGAGGAGTTAAAGCCTTGGCTCCCCTATGTACATTATGTTTTAGGTTCTGGAGATGTTGAACATATTTTATCGGCTATAGAATCTAAGGAAAGTGGAGAAAAGTTATCTTCTAAAAGTTATTTAGAAATGGGGGAAATTCCTAGAAAATTATCAACACCGAAGCACTATGCCTATTTGAAAATAGCTGAGGGGTGTCGTAAGCGCTGTGCTTTCTGTATTATTCCTACTATTAAGGGAGGATTAAGAAGTAAACCTTTAGAGCAGGTTATTAAAGAATTTCGCTTGTTGTTAAAAATGGGAGTAAAAGAAGTCATTCTCATTGCTCAAGATTTAGGTGACTATGGTAAAGATCTGTCTAAGGATCGCAAATCTTGCTTAGATAGTGTATTAAGAGAAATGCTTAAGGAGCCAGGGGACTATTGGATCAGAATGCTCTATTTGTATCCTGATGAAGTAGACGATACCATTATTGATCTTATGGAAAAAGATCAGCGCCTACTCCCTTATGTTGATATTCCTCTTCAACACATCAATAATCGGGTATTAAAAAAGATGTTAAGGACAACATCTAGAGAACAAATTTTAGATTTATTAACTAAGTTGCGTGCACGCATTCCCCATGTCTATATTCGTTCGTCATTTATTGTTGGCTTCCCAGGAGAAACTGATGAAGAATTTCAGGAGCTTGTAGATTTCGTTAGAGAAGGATGGATAGATAACTTAGGTATCTTTTCTTATTCTCAAGAAAATGGTTCTTTAGCTGCTGAGATGCCAGACCAAATACCTCAGAGCGTAAAATCAAAGAGATTAAAAATCCTCTCTCAAACACAGAAGAAAAATGTTGAGAAACATAATAAGCAGTTTGTAGGGAAAATTGTGGAAGCTGTTATTGATGGATATCATCCAGATAGTGAACTTTTACTCATAGCTCGTTTTTATGGTCAGGCTCCAGAAGTAGATCCCTGTATTATTGTGAATGAAGCGCGTTTAGTTTCGGGATTTGGAGAACGTTATCTTATCGAAATTACGGAATATGTAGGTTATGACTTGGTAGGTCGAGTTGTGAAAAAAGTGCCCGGAAAATAG
- the rpmG gene encoding 50S ribosomal protein L33, with amino-acid sequence MASKNREIIKLKSSESSDIYWTVKNKRKTTSRLELKKYDRKLRRHVIFKEAK; translated from the coding sequence ATGGCTAGTAAGAATCGTGAAATCATTAAATTAAAAAGTTCTGAAAGTTCCGATATATACTGGACTGTTAAAAACAAAAGAAAAACAACAAGTCGACTAGAACTCAAAAAATATGATAGAAAACTGCGTAGGCACGTAATTTTCAAAGAAGCTAAGTAA
- a CDS encoding ABC transporter permease — protein MKLELLIAFKYLIPRRKRLSSAIVSIFSIGIISLVTWLSIVFISVIYGLEQRWIHDLSQLHSPIKILPSSVYYDSYYYQIDRHADLSLYTTKTIGEKLASSIIDPYDPNLDYSLPENFPLPDKTSDGKLKDPVKIAFEVLNPYLGENHTQLLEFEEGIGYVQMERIPHPNTSESRTFSQFIAYPSDEVYKNRVLPYEQTDYSSEILNPFNSSHEGWEQDFINLQNTYRGASIILPVNYRDMGYRVGDRGGLSIFSPETQKEIKHPVYVIGFYNPGLSPMGSKIVFIDMDLASQIRSESTGIGMHNGLHVFFPNSKLITPIKKQIETILSQAGIQEYWEVSSLYDYQYFKPILDQLRSDQVLFLLVSIIILIVACSNVVTMSILLVNNKKKEIGILKAMGTPSRSLKAIFGLCGAFSGGIGVVFGTALAILTMKNLSIITKGLSYLQGREAFNSTFFGQGLPQEIHVPTIFILGLGTLVLAAISGALPARKVAKMHVSDILKAE, from the coding sequence ATGAAATTAGAACTTCTAATTGCTTTTAAGTATCTAATACCAAGAAGAAAAAGGTTATCTTCTGCCATTGTTTCTATATTTTCAATAGGCATTATTTCTTTAGTCACTTGGTTATCCATTGTTTTTATTTCTGTTATCTATGGTTTAGAACAACGTTGGATTCATGATCTTTCCCAGCTTCATTCTCCAATAAAAATCCTTCCTTCATCTGTTTATTATGATTCCTATTACTATCAAATAGACAGACATGCTGACCTTTCTTTGTATACAACAAAGACAATAGGAGAGAAGCTTGCTTCCTCTATTATAGATCCCTATGACCCGAATTTGGACTACTCATTACCAGAAAACTTCCCCCTACCAGATAAAACTTCAGATGGAAAATTAAAGGATCCTGTAAAAATCGCTTTTGAAGTTCTTAATCCCTATCTAGGGGAAAATCACACCCAACTTTTAGAGTTTGAAGAGGGTATTGGCTATGTACAGATGGAGAGGATTCCCCATCCTAACACATCAGAATCACGAACATTTTCTCAATTTATTGCCTATCCTTCTGATGAAGTGTATAAAAATCGCGTTCTTCCCTATGAACAAACAGATTATAGTTCCGAGATTTTAAACCCTTTTAATAGCTCTCACGAAGGTTGGGAACAAGATTTTATAAACTTGCAAAATACCTATCGAGGAGCTTCGATTATCTTACCTGTGAATTATCGCGATATGGGGTACCGAGTAGGAGATAGGGGTGGGCTCAGTATTTTCTCCCCAGAAACTCAGAAAGAAATCAAGCATCCTGTATATGTCATAGGCTTCTATAATCCTGGTTTATCTCCCATGGGAAGTAAAATTGTATTTATTGATATGGATCTAGCTTCTCAAATACGTTCAGAATCTACAGGAATCGGCATGCATAATGGCCTACATGTCTTCTTTCCAAACAGTAAACTGATAACACCAATTAAAAAGCAGATTGAAACTATCTTAAGTCAAGCCGGTATACAGGAATATTGGGAAGTATCTTCTCTCTATGATTATCAATATTTCAAGCCTATTTTAGATCAACTACGTAGTGATCAAGTTCTATTTCTCTTGGTCTCCATTATTATCCTGATCGTTGCTTGTTCAAATGTTGTAACTATGTCTATTCTCTTAGTAAATAATAAGAAGAAAGAAATAGGGATCCTTAAAGCTATGGGGACTCCTTCTCGTAGCTTAAAGGCTATTTTTGGTCTCTGTGGAGCGTTCTCTGGAGGCATCGGTGTTGTTTTTGGAACAGCTTTGGCTATTTTAACAATGAAAAATCTCTCAATAATTACTAAAGGCTTAAGTTACTTACAAGGCAGAGAAGCGTTTAATTCTACTTTCTTCGGTCAAGGTCTTCCTCAAGAAATACATGTGCCGACTATTTTTATATTAGGTCTAGGCACTTTAGTGTTAGCTGCTATTTCTGGAGCATTACCAGCAAGAAAAGTAGCTAAGATGCATGTTTCTGATATTTTAAAAGCGGAATAG
- a CDS encoding ABC transporter ATP-binding protein, giving the protein MPPLIQAKNLSKLVLQSNQDIEILRNVNFSLYPGEVVAITGASGNGKSTLLHLLGTLDTPSSGELLFLGKRKEHYNLSAFRNQYIGFIFQNFYLLEDDTVINNVLMPASIARQNIAKGSSAFKKALELIDSVGLSHRTHSRCCNLSGGEKQRVAIARALINNPAILLADEPSGNLDNQTSEYIHQLLLSQSHDSRGVLIVTHNKQLARQCHREGVLQNGELIF; this is encoded by the coding sequence ATGCCTCCTCTTATTCAAGCGAAAAATCTGTCTAAGCTTGTTCTACAAAGCAATCAAGACATCGAGATATTACGTAATGTGAACTTTAGCTTATATCCTGGAGAGGTAGTTGCTATTACAGGAGCTTCAGGAAATGGGAAAAGCACTCTCCTTCATCTATTAGGAACACTAGATACACCATCATCAGGAGAGCTCCTATTTCTAGGAAAAAGAAAAGAACACTACAATTTATCAGCATTTAGAAACCAATATATCGGTTTTATTTTTCAAAATTTCTACCTCTTGGAAGATGATACTGTAATCAATAATGTGTTAATGCCTGCAAGCATTGCGAGACAAAATATCGCTAAAGGATCTTCTGCATTTAAAAAAGCTCTGGAACTCATAGACTCTGTCGGCTTATCTCATAGAACACACTCTCGCTGTTGCAACCTATCAGGAGGCGAAAAACAACGAGTAGCAATCGCGAGAGCACTGATAAACAATCCCGCAATTTTACTAGCTGATGAACCTTCGGGTAATTTGGACAATCAAACCTCTGAATACATTCATCAACTGCTTCTATCTCAATCCCATGATTCACGTGGAGTGCTTATTGTAACCCATAATAAGCAACTCGCACGTCAATGTCATCGTGAAGGGGTTTTACAAAACGGAGAACTAATTTTCTAA
- a CDS encoding DUF1389 domain-containing protein: MPGIILHSLFKNDCRCHASYSFDKRVQDRMTIATVMTIISSISLLLALIPAIIMSNPIGFIWAGIFGSMALALFVFAILTNYLRSNIPKGLKETFKDKYPPIFCDFIEKKQLTIQEIRLLLDALEQASLDRDMSFHKYLGKFTQKLKIALNKYGISEFVDGLEQIDLASLDLVLIQHCPLYWLRKFIQSASEVPERDLTGASYEEIASYWLGKSGCCNNAGTIFSENVYLLAQTVSKEDYEKFSFYVQNNDWNNQELATEKQRVVEDCLELKREHNENAVVDVTSFLSGIKNTLLEICTHGICWEQLNLVRCVNPDDWDCLCALDGNKQRIRKFAVPCLGEVSDEKHHLYEPMIALITWQDIRELGLDKETLLNQEVRNPEDRLANYFTRQARYHGSIDLLGQEVLERLPRYTLDFATGAKTTIS, from the coding sequence ATGCCAGGAATTATTTTACATTCCCTTTTTAAAAACGATTGTCGTTGTCATGCTTCCTATTCGTTTGATAAGCGAGTTCAAGATCGTATGACTATAGCCACAGTTATGACTATTATTTCTTCTATCAGTTTGCTACTGGCTCTGATTCCAGCGATTATCATGTCCAATCCTATAGGATTTATTTGGGCTGGGATTTTTGGTAGTATGGCTTTGGCTTTATTTGTTTTTGCAATTCTAACAAACTATTTGAGATCAAACATTCCTAAAGGACTTAAAGAAACATTTAAGGATAAATATCCTCCTATTTTTTGTGATTTTATTGAAAAAAAGCAACTCACTATTCAAGAGATACGACTACTTCTTGATGCTTTAGAACAGGCTAGTCTTGATAGGGACATGTCTTTTCATAAGTATTTAGGCAAATTCACCCAAAAATTAAAAATAGCATTGAATAAATATGGTATTTCGGAGTTTGTAGATGGTCTAGAACAAATCGATCTTGCTTCTTTAGACTTAGTTTTGATTCAACATTGTCCTTTGTATTGGTTAAGAAAGTTTATACAATCAGCCTCAGAAGTTCCTGAGAGAGACTTGACAGGAGCATCTTACGAAGAAATTGCTTCATATTGGTTAGGAAAATCTGGATGTTGTAATAATGCTGGAACCATTTTTTCAGAAAATGTCTATCTTCTTGCTCAGACAGTATCTAAGGAGGATTACGAGAAATTTTCTTTTTATGTTCAAAATAATGATTGGAATAATCAGGAATTAGCTACAGAAAAGCAGCGAGTGGTAGAAGATTGTTTGGAACTAAAGAGGGAGCATAATGAGAATGCCGTGGTTGATGTCACAAGCTTCCTTTCGGGAATTAAAAATACCCTTTTAGAAATCTGTACACATGGAATTTGTTGGGAGCAATTAAATTTGGTTCGTTGTGTGAATCCTGATGATTGGGATTGTTTGTGTGCTCTTGATGGGAATAAACAAAGAATACGAAAGTTTGCTGTTCCCTGTCTTGGAGAAGTTTCGGATGAAAAACATCACTTATATGAACCTATGATTGCTCTTATCACATGGCAGGATATTCGTGAGCTGGGTTTAGATAAGGAAACTCTTTTGAATCAAGAAGTACGTAATCCTGAGGATAGGCTTGCTAATTATTTTACTAGACAAGCGCGCTATCACGGGTCCATTGATTTACTGGGGCAGGAAGTTTTAGAGCGTTTGCCTAGATATACTTTAGACTTTGCAACGGGAGCCAAAACGACGATATCTTAG
- the rplM gene encoding 50S ribosomal protein L13, producing the protein MEKRKDTKTTIAKASEAQNKSWYVIDAAGKTLGRLSSEVAKILRGKHKVTYTPHVAMGDGVIVINAEKVHLTGAKKGQKIYRYYTGYISGMREVAFENMIAKKPSYIIEHAIKGMMPKTRLGKRQLKSLRILKGDCYQGFKSQKPIVLDV; encoded by the coding sequence ATGGAAAAAAGAAAAGACACGAAAACAACCATTGCCAAAGCATCTGAAGCTCAGAACAAGTCTTGGTATGTTATCGATGCTGCAGGTAAAACCTTGGGAAGGCTTTCTTCAGAGGTAGCAAAAATCTTGCGCGGTAAGCATAAGGTAACTTATACGCCTCACGTAGCTATGGGTGATGGAGTTATCGTTATTAATGCAGAAAAAGTGCATTTGACAGGTGCGAAGAAAGGTCAAAAAATATATCGATATTACACGGGATATATTTCAGGAATGCGTGAAGTTGCTTTTGAAAATATGATAGCTAAAAAACCCTCTTATATTATCGAGCATGCAATTAAAGGTATGATGCCAAAAACTCGTTTAGGCAAGCGTCAGTTAAAATCCTTAAGAATACTGAAAGGGGATTGTTATCAAGGGTTTAAGTCTCAGAAGCCGATCGTATTAGATGTTTAA
- the rpsI gene encoding 30S ribosomal protein S9 has protein sequence MVKNTIEESVATGRRKQAVSSVRLRPGTGKIDVNGKAFDEYFPLEIQRVTILSPLKVLGYSNDFDLVIRINGGGIQGQVIATRLGLARALLKKNVDSKQELKSHGFLTRDPRKKERKKYGHKKARKSFQFSKR, from the coding sequence GTGGTAAAAAATACAATAGAAGAATCAGTAGCTACCGGAAGAAGAAAACAAGCTGTATCTAGCGTTCGACTTCGTCCAGGAACGGGCAAGATCGATGTAAATGGAAAAGCCTTTGATGAATACTTTCCATTGGAAATTCAAAGAGTTACTATCCTTTCCCCATTAAAAGTTCTTGGGTATTCCAATGACTTTGATCTAGTGATTCGTATTAACGGTGGTGGAATCCAAGGACAAGTTATTGCAACACGCTTAGGATTGGCTAGAGCTTTATTAAAAAAGAATGTTGATTCTAAACAAGAATTAAAAAGTCACGGTTTCCTTACAAGAGATCCTAGAAAGAAAGAACGTAAAAAATACGGACACAAGAAGGCTCGTAAAAGCTTCCAATTCTCTAAACGTTAG
- a CDS encoding C40 family peptidase — protein MKHYQLYASVSDLSSAQGDLETQLLFGERLLAGKLSYYAYSQLIRDHDFWRPYPVRNISSQSSFALLSQYILPNAVVKSFDAFLEPWHIPLPYGSPLAIDFQGKVSLPKEVKIRMKLPLDKEVPCCNVSHVRFCNEPFSIDLLLKESENFLGIPYVWGGRCLHHSLIDYGLDCSGFLNILFQAHGLSIPRNARDQYKDCNLVEYFEDLPPGGFVFLKNDQNTQISHVMLKKSQKHLIHAVQKLGKVVLFALGVDIEFKKDKFHTLSAKGKAFFGIPKKRKIFF, from the coding sequence ATGAAACATTATCAACTGTATGCATCTGTTTCGGATCTTTCATCTGCACAAGGAGATTTAGAGACGCAGCTATTGTTTGGAGAGCGCTTACTTGCTGGTAAGCTCTCCTATTATGCCTATTCCCAATTAATCCGTGATCACGATTTTTGGCGCCCCTATCCAGTCAGAAATATATCCTCGCAATCGTCTTTTGCTCTTCTATCTCAATATATTTTACCTAATGCAGTCGTTAAGTCTTTCGATGCTTTTTTAGAACCTTGGCATATCCCTTTGCCCTACGGTTCTCCATTAGCAATAGATTTTCAAGGCAAAGTATCCCTTCCTAAAGAAGTAAAAATTAGAATGAAGCTCCCTCTGGATAAGGAAGTTCCTTGTTGTAATGTGAGCCACGTGCGTTTTTGTAATGAACCGTTCTCTATAGATCTTTTGCTGAAAGAATCTGAAAATTTCTTGGGAATTCCGTATGTTTGGGGAGGACGATGCCTACACCACTCCTTAATAGATTATGGATTAGATTGTTCTGGGTTTTTAAATATTTTATTTCAAGCACATGGATTAAGTATTCCTAGAAATGCTAGAGATCAGTACAAAGATTGTAATCTAGTAGAGTATTTCGAAGATCTCCCTCCAGGAGGTTTTGTTTTCTTAAAAAATGATCAGAACACACAAATCTCCCACGTAATGTTAAAGAAAAGCCAGAAGCATTTGATTCATGCGGTTCAAAAATTGGGAAAGGTTGTTCTTTTTGCTCTAGGAGTAGATATAGAGTTTAAAAAAGACAAGTTTCATACTCTGAGTGCAAAAGGAAAGGCATTTTTTGGAATACCAAAAAAAAGAAAAATTTTCTTCTAG
- a CDS encoding adenylate kinase, whose product MLKNVFYIIMGPPGSGKGTQSQRLAHQLKLPHISSGELFRSAIESASPLGIEAAEYINQGFLVPDEIVWGMVQEALSQPECQSGCIIDGFPRTLGQAILLNDFFMQSHADYRVIQLDVSNEEIIRRIHSRFICPSCKHVYNQNQGFSECPACQIKLVRRSDDTLEVIHKRLEGYEKSTSPLIDYYQELGKLTRIPSEASPDDVFQSIEACIKA is encoded by the coding sequence ATGTTAAAGAATGTTTTTTATATTATTATGGGGCCTCCCGGATCAGGCAAGGGCACACAATCACAGCGTCTTGCTCATCAGTTAAAACTTCCCCACATTAGTTCTGGAGAACTATTTCGTTCTGCTATAGAGTCAGCCTCTCCTTTGGGGATCGAGGCTGCTGAGTATATTAATCAAGGTTTTCTTGTCCCCGATGAAATTGTTTGGGGTATGGTTCAAGAAGCCTTAAGCCAACCCGAGTGTCAGTCTGGATGTATTATTGATGGGTTCCCAAGAACTCTAGGTCAAGCAATTCTTCTGAATGATTTTTTTATGCAATCTCACGCTGATTATCGTGTTATACAATTAGATGTTTCTAACGAAGAGATTATTCGTAGGATTCATTCGCGATTCATATGCCCTTCTTGTAAACACGTATATAATCAAAATCAGGGATTTAGTGAGTGCCCCGCGTGTCAAATTAAATTAGTTCGTCGCTCTGACGATACTCTAGAGGTGATTCATAAGAGACTTGAGGGTTATGAGAAATCTACTTCTCCTTTAATTGACTATTATCAAGAGCTAGGGAAATTAACACGTATTCCTTCTGAGGCATCTCCTGATGACGTTTTTCAAAGTATTGAAGCTTGCATAAAAGCTTAA